A portion of the Marinobacter alexandrii genome contains these proteins:
- a CDS encoding phytoene/squalene synthase family protein, with product MIDLYTQTAFDCSKLITKTYSTSFSLGIRTLAKEYHEPVYAIYGFVRYADEIVDTFHDHDKRELLKRFKEDTYKSIEEKISLNPVLHSFQEVVNQYQIDHDLIEAFLISMEMDLEKVDYINSEYEKYIYGSAEVVGLMCLKVFCHGNEKEYQELLKPAKYLGSAFQKVNFLRDIKSDFDERGRVYFPGIDFNHFTRDEKIQIEKDINQEFKEALKGIKKLPHGARAGVYLAYIYYTVLFKKITRLSPERIKSERIRVPNFRKFLLLIRCYLFHKINYIVE from the coding sequence ATGATAGACCTCTATACACAAACAGCTTTCGATTGTAGTAAGTTGATCACAAAAACTTACAGCACTTCCTTTTCATTAGGCATCCGAACTCTTGCCAAAGAATATCACGAGCCCGTTTATGCGATCTATGGGTTTGTTAGGTATGCCGATGAAATAGTGGATACATTTCATGATCATGATAAAAGAGAACTACTAAAAAGATTTAAGGAGGATACTTATAAATCAATAGAAGAGAAAATTAGTTTAAACCCAGTCTTACACTCCTTTCAAGAGGTGGTGAATCAGTATCAAATAGATCATGATCTTATTGAAGCTTTCTTGATTAGTATGGAGATGGATCTAGAAAAAGTAGATTACATTAATTCTGAGTATGAAAAATATATTTATGGAAGTGCCGAAGTAGTTGGGCTGATGTGCTTAAAAGTATTTTGCCATGGAAACGAAAAAGAGTATCAAGAGCTATTAAAACCAGCTAAATATTTAGGATCTGCCTTTCAAAAAGTAAATTTTCTTAGAGATATAAAAAGTGACTTTGATGAGAGAGGGAGGGTCTACTTCCCTGGAATAGACTTTAATCACTTCACAAGAGATGAGAAGATACAGATTGAAAAAGATATAAATCAGGAATTTAAAGAAGCACTCAAAGGAATTAAGAAACTACCTCATGGAGCCAGAGCAGGTGTCTATCTTGCCTATATATATTATACTGTTCTATTTAAGAAAATTACTCGTTTGTCACCAGAAAGAATAAAATCTGAACGGATAAGGGTTCCCAATTTCAGGAAATTCCTATTACTAATTCGGTGCTATCTATTCCATAAAATCAACTATATAGTAGAGTAA
- a CDS encoding MerR family transcriptional regulator: MSVYSIKDLEHLSGIKAHTIRIWEQRYDLFSPQRTATNIRFYNEQDLKLILNIASLKNHGHKISKIVAMPQNLLEEEVKRVGFGSKSYEDQISALTLAMIDLDEEVFNFTLDQCTEKLGFEQAMMNIIYPFMRKIGILWLTNSINPAQEHFISHLVRQKLIAATDLAEVNKNGPLCLLFLPEGELHELGLLFANYLLRAKGARTIFFGQSVPLDALEEVYHKLNPNYVLTAMTTAPEPSEVQTFVKRLGNKFKNSTVYITGSKVIGQSLKLSDNVRVMNQFEDLAELTRGVKEYSS, translated from the coding sequence ATGAGCGTCTATTCAATTAAAGATCTTGAGCACCTTTCTGGTATAAAGGCACACACCATTCGAATATGGGAGCAGAGATACGATCTATTTTCACCACAGAGGACCGCAACAAATATCAGGTTTTATAATGAACAAGATTTAAAACTTATTTTAAATATAGCATCTCTAAAAAATCATGGCCACAAAATAAGCAAGATCGTAGCTATGCCTCAAAATCTTCTCGAAGAGGAAGTAAAAAGGGTCGGATTTGGATCTAAATCTTATGAGGATCAAATAAGCGCATTAACACTTGCTATGATCGACTTAGATGAAGAAGTATTCAATTTCACCTTGGATCAATGCACGGAAAAACTGGGTTTTGAACAAGCAATGATGAATATCATTTATCCTTTTATGCGAAAAATTGGAATTCTCTGGCTGACCAATTCTATTAACCCTGCTCAAGAACATTTTATATCACACCTAGTGCGTCAAAAGCTAATAGCTGCCACAGACCTTGCAGAGGTAAATAAGAATGGTCCATTGTGCTTACTTTTTCTTCCAGAAGGTGAATTACATGAATTAGGTCTGCTATTTGCTAATTATTTATTGAGGGCTAAAGGTGCTCGAACAATCTTTTTTGGTCAATCAGTTCCTTTGGATGCATTAGAAGAGGTTTATCACAAATTAAATCCAAATTACGTGCTAACAGCTATGACCACAGCTCCAGAGCCTAGTGAGGTTCAGACTTTTGTGAAACGACTTGGAAATAAATTCAAAAATTCAACTGTTTATATAACAGGAAGTAAAGTAATCGGTCAATCATTAAAGCTTTCGGATAATGTGCGGGTCATGAACCAATTTGAAGACCTGGCAGAGCTTACACGAGGGGTGAAAGAGTACTCCAGTTAG
- a CDS encoding beta-carotene hydroxylase encodes MNILIAIGTFFFMEGVAWFTHKYIMHGFLWSWHKSHHKIHPYVLELNDLFALVFSLPSIACIYIGYGSSELDWVMFIGIGILGYGVFYFIFHDIIVHRRIKIPFRAKSKYMKRIMRAHYVHHEKHTKEEAEAFGFLYAPKKYEK; translated from the coding sequence TTGAATATATTAATCGCAATTGGCACTTTCTTCTTTATGGAAGGAGTTGCCTGGTTTACTCATAAATACATTATGCATGGATTTTTATGGAGTTGGCATAAATCGCATCATAAAATCCATCCTTACGTATTAGAACTTAACGATCTATTTGCATTGGTATTCAGCCTTCCTTCCATAGCATGTATTTATATAGGTTATGGAAGTTCTGAGCTGGATTGGGTAATGTTCATAGGAATCGGAATACTTGGGTATGGAGTCTTCTATTTTATATTCCATGACATTATAGTGCACAGGCGCATAAAAATCCCTTTCAGGGCTAAGAGTAAGTACATGAAACGAATTATGCGCGCTCACTATGTCCATCACGAAAAACATACAAAAGAGGAAGCTGAAGCTTTCGGTTTCTTGTATGCACCAAAGAAATACGAGAAATAA
- a CDS encoding NUMOD4 domain-containing protein gives MADQKKEEAWGPIEGFSNYEISNRGKIRSKSRKVWHKGSKTHMKLRGKLMRQRWNKICKCYFLDLIDDKGKRRTVYPHKETAKVFVKNKNQERKMIIHTDNNPRNNYFENLEWMTPSEHMKWQFEVGNKNNFKVWKTRKKRYKNGFKPDTVLPGRPKKSNQEKA, from the coding sequence ATGGCAGATCAGAAAAAAGAAGAAGCTTGGGGACCTATTGAAGGATTCTCTAACTATGAAATTTCCAACAGGGGAAAGATTAGGAGTAAAAGCAGAAAAGTATGGCACAAAGGAAGCAAGACACACATGAAGTTGCGTGGAAAATTAATGCGTCAACGTTGGAATAAAATTTGCAAATGCTACTTTCTTGACCTAATTGATGACAAGGGTAAACGAAGAACTGTATACCCTCACAAAGAAACAGCCAAAGTATTTGTGAAAAATAAGAATCAAGAGAGAAAAATGATTATTCATACGGATAACAATCCCAGGAATAATTACTTCGAAAACTTAGAATGGATGACTCCTTCTGAACATATGAAGTGGCAATTTGAAGTGGGTAACAAGAACAACTTCAAAGTTTGGAAGACTAGGAAGAAAAGGTATAAGAATGGTTTTAAACCAGATACAGTACTACCTGGAAGACCTAAGAAAAGCAACCAAGAAAAGGCATAA
- a CDS encoding RNA polymerase sigma factor, protein MTALEFGYKIENLTSSLKPYALKLTKDGEEANDLLQETVFKAYSNRDKFQDGTNLKAWMYTIMRNTFITNYQRMVRRNTFIDTTENNHFINSSGAVIDNNANGNFVMKDINASIDALKDMYKIPFTMYFRGFKYHEIADKLNIPIGTVKNRIHIARKELKKGLKVYAN, encoded by the coding sequence ATGACAGCTTTAGAATTTGGATACAAGATCGAAAACTTAACTAGCTCACTCAAACCTTATGCTTTGAAGTTGACCAAAGATGGTGAAGAAGCTAACGATTTGCTTCAAGAAACTGTGTTTAAGGCTTACTCAAACAGAGATAAATTTCAAGACGGTACTAACCTCAAAGCATGGATGTATACGATCATGCGAAACACTTTTATAACCAACTATCAAAGAATGGTTAGAAGAAACACCTTCATAGATACTACTGAAAACAATCATTTCATTAATTCTTCTGGTGCTGTTATAGATAATAATGCAAATGGCAACTTTGTCATGAAAGATATTAACGCATCTATTGATGCATTAAAAGACATGTACAAAATACCTTTTACCATGTATTTTAGAGGCTTCAAATATCATGAGATAGCTGATAAATTAAATATTCCTATAGGTACTGTGAAAAATAGAATTCATATTGCCCGCAAGGAATTGAAAAAGGGACTAAAGGTATATGCAAACTAA
- the crtI gene encoding phytoene desaturase family protein, translating to MQTKDLRSRVVVIGAGFSGLSCSCHLAKMGYEVTLLEKNDQPGGRARSYSDKGFTWDMGPSWYWMPDVFDKFFNSFGKKVDEYYQLDRLDPSYRIKFKNDIIDIPASMPELEKLFEEIEPGSSIKLRSFLKQAKYKYDVGVKKLVYKPSRSLLEFVDLKLLLGLLKMDVFTSISKHVRKHFKDDRLIQLMEFPILFLGATAENTPALYSLMNYADLSLGTWYPKGGMGSVVKGMVKLAEELGVDIKLEEEVTDFSFNGNEVVSVNTTSGSYNCDTVVAGADYHHIDQYILPESFRNYSKEYWNSRVLAPSSLLFYIGVDKQLPQLQHHTLFFDEDFKQHASEIYESPQWPSKPLLYVSATSKTDNTVAPVGKENLVVLIPVAPDIEDTEEIREKYFELIMDKLEEFTSEKIRDHIITKRSYAHKDFINDYHSFKGNAYGLANTLLQTAILKPSLKNKKVKNLYYTGQLTVPGPGVPPSLISGEVIAKEIGKDFPIFKSK from the coding sequence ATGCAAACTAAAGATTTACGTAGTAGAGTAGTAGTGATAGGGGCCGGATTTTCCGGCCTTTCTTGTTCCTGCCACTTGGCAAAGATGGGGTATGAGGTTACGCTTCTAGAAAAAAATGATCAACCAGGAGGTAGAGCCAGAAGCTATTCTGACAAAGGATTTACATGGGATATGGGACCTTCCTGGTATTGGATGCCTGATGTTTTTGACAAATTCTTCAATTCTTTTGGGAAAAAAGTTGACGAATACTATCAGCTAGATAGGTTAGATCCTTCCTATCGGATCAAATTTAAAAACGATATAATTGACATCCCCGCAAGCATGCCTGAGCTGGAGAAGTTGTTTGAAGAGATTGAGCCTGGGAGTAGTATTAAGCTAAGGTCATTCCTAAAGCAAGCAAAATACAAATACGATGTAGGTGTCAAAAAGTTAGTCTACAAGCCAAGTAGATCGCTACTTGAATTTGTAGATCTCAAACTCCTTCTTGGATTACTTAAAATGGATGTGTTTACCTCCATTTCAAAACATGTGAGAAAACATTTTAAGGATGATCGATTAATTCAATTAATGGAGTTTCCCATTCTGTTTCTAGGTGCTACAGCAGAAAATACTCCTGCACTTTACAGTTTAATGAACTATGCCGATCTATCTTTAGGAACATGGTATCCCAAAGGTGGCATGGGCTCTGTAGTGAAGGGCATGGTGAAATTAGCTGAAGAATTAGGAGTTGATATCAAGCTAGAAGAAGAAGTAACTGATTTCTCTTTTAATGGTAATGAAGTAGTAAGTGTTAATACGACTTCTGGGTCATACAATTGCGATACAGTAGTAGCTGGTGCAGATTACCATCATATTGATCAATACATTTTACCAGAGTCTTTTAGGAACTATTCAAAAGAATACTGGAACTCCAGAGTACTCGCCCCATCATCACTACTATTCTACATAGGAGTGGACAAACAGCTTCCACAACTCCAGCATCATACGCTTTTTTTTGATGAAGATTTCAAACAGCATGCTAGCGAAATTTACGAAAGTCCTCAATGGCCATCAAAACCATTGCTATATGTTTCCGCTACCTCTAAGACCGATAATACAGTAGCTCCTGTTGGAAAAGAAAATCTCGTAGTTCTAATTCCAGTAGCACCTGACATTGAAGATACCGAAGAAATCAGAGAGAAGTATTTTGAACTAATTATGGATAAACTTGAAGAGTTTACTTCCGAGAAGATCCGAGATCACATAATCACTAAGCGAAGCTATGCGCACAAAGATTTTATAAACGACTACCATTCATTCAAAGGGAACGCTTATGGTCTTGCTAATACATTACTCCAGACTGCCATTCTGAAGCCCTCACTTAAAAACAAGAAAGTAAAAAACCTTTATTATACAGGTCAGCTAACAGTACCTGGTCCTGGTGTACCTCCATCATTAATCTCAGGAGAAGTAATTGCGAAAGAAATAGGAAAAGATTTTCCTATTTTTAAATCCAAATGA